The following are encoded in a window of Labrus bergylta chromosome 16, fLabBer1.1, whole genome shotgun sequence genomic DNA:
- the tcf20 gene encoding transcription factor 20 isoform X3: MQNFSNSPAPPSLLPGFSGRGGGGPLYPPQPAEPQISPRMTDDYAGMQQQSLHRGHHLPGQASHMLAYSARNRGAVEAAPSQGGIHSGNTNNPYRKDVMDYYFSMGGKDRHRRGGMGYGAGFGYPNLDGHIPHQYRHAGSGSAPTSGMMSYPADFSSSAGSGGGAGAGAFSPSHQYTMSQNPAMQSVPGSQMQHRQHSQTFPAVHHGQQQRSYPHSGHRMTPQYPHYSPQGGASTGSSGMYSPPPQRYLDGAAGTGFDPKVNSSPSVNSSSNSVSSSVAANNVGQMENVQQGYHAANYPGYPPQTHSLHKQATLQHRNSQHNLGVGYDNSLKMQHQGPSPGSAYAKHHQASNPSIPQAASQEIAKSPMHPNTQQTQINQNFSPISNPSPAASAVHSPSCSSSPSPLMGVSESHGNPLGHGPSHPLTSNPRSSHGQGRLLQTMPQLSPTPNSNSSISSCGSSGSHKAHSMSAVGGSSLPPIGRNKMGLGPGFGSREEGPSIYSASVLDKMQDSSLNSLNALTSQVANLPNTVQHMLLTDTVLSQKKGKDGGQMQQALHGLPPSQPRSRNASAASSTSTVKDGCAVMIGDGAGLDAGGDEDSSLISVGASSGTKREREEGFSEGEHRRVRQMSGASSGSETTGFPTQTQIGQNVKTVTSDSLSKESKVCETKRNEAHVPSSLSPSETGLMSHSAPPVPSSPSSTSSSIAPPQPNCVSEPGLTYSEHRGGNVKTKEIKNEVIKSESEGAAGKTEKGSSQMQQDGEVRTQNGQAKENRLHAASRLHNNEEKLTSEEQQSVSGVGVIVSARSDGSHTEKSKRPQDNCIEEKQPHSYLREANSHNGEEGMDLTLYSSLHQKSNFGRTQNPPQSGPHKYGHPESTYGSDLSARNRGRAGMESNSRYLGYQQSQSGYGPVQPKDSGSVAEALVKRGQGAGSKGHEENSQMQQFPSLLQEVLQGYNLDRRYSRPEQAFPAHLQGQQQFQSRHPYNMTDAMRMQSGVSEASAHSAQIGSSGKHPHPNQRHGNEPDFNTDPQSSVKSDVSNSKIMLNAEKAEVGVTQSHLPQATEPQPTPTKHINLADYSLPQRKALSSVSTPSSAVQELLLQEPEPLSGGIGPTESQKSSGCTLAPSERRSVICDVSPNRRSTPERDREREKSQSGASVIQQPFSSPAAANDLSKKDIGEKPGVKIETASKEASAESANLQTDHHSSGGGNDADMEYHSKSAHSSGVINADPYRRGNADITHLPSHPMSTNPLSSPSRHPSYLHGVDLSAGSGSTFPGYRYGDTREGNLMSRSNPHFPPHHPYHSLSPQTQSPSKLQIYPHPRGPPHHPHEMSDWVKAMNRPSKEMMMQPGSSPGRHKVSQSEHRQRMISQTDMPGDQHATKTSLHHQSPYFDLKMWESTHAVREGSRMMEGDSYYRTQPPPPPPPPAAIASHGPAPPQLTHSQNAAEPEASRGAIEEAKQPCPPPRPSSAKPLADMNSTQPKLQRQTKGGGSGDTNPLMLRRRVRSFISPIPAKRHLQDTSQQRAATNSHHSPVAQTESSHHNEDDSASSDTPCPRLSSPLLGENTFSQSLSPTGGNTKVLPTRKGRGLKLEAIVQKITPNIKKPTGHTDDESNHYPGFSPPFNDSQDQDLAHFPRVAGGDDSYMDESHSLNDMIPFRGVDDAGPLTLSAFPCDPTQASQALKQQDFDFGLGAAVASASGDKEDFALLGPLPPPPPLPRPVQGSPPPSSSALSDIQHFTNTYQQLETRRGEQSAANLLRQKLQESGIGFDDYPGSDYYGTTPPHHNQAQGHMLNRQHQMSSSRSSLSPQDSKQSDSLVPKGYFPSGKKKGRPVGSVNKQKRAQNPAQAQAQGQSQTQGQNMTMSAPPASLTPTPADTTPPPSVQTIGTSVPVVPPLIDLQNTPPLAPPVLTQVVKVDVESEDTQPEVEVKPARRRRKGVKDEDDPLEARGRQRRRRRGATASTSIAKDDSENLSGAGGNLSASRVLVDPNRKGPFIPHIHVEKKVPEIGAVCTIVNAEEEKMKGERSAVGGKASGSGIDSLLTSALSSQLSRRDRETEKRETDEVETTLQSGKALPSSGYVVSGPVITETNHSGRLLCCLCQKWANYKHLGDLYGPFYPAEYAAKLPKNQPQVRQCLATTGTNKMGPNSDISSNSLSSFQDTQTQDTPFNKPFNESYYSMGLDSNPAPFASSFRTASVACREEMMMHMSAWSCPTTSKTPSLSWDMNLDIRPIPELKREPDLEIDQQQTQKQIHQPPDEAQQRPQHRKLTSHPRFKRRHKSSEDSPRMVPSNSKASLPFQPPPPALDSLGPLAQLAQLPQMPMDPEELWVHEGCIVWTSGVYLVNGRLYGLQEALDGARETCCSYCDMVGSTLGCYSKGCTLRYHYLCAIEAGEKMSCNKRTLLLSE, encoded by the exons ATGCAGAATTTTTCAAACAGCCCGGCTCCACCCTCTCTGCTCCCGGGGTTTAgtgggaggggtggagggggacCTCTGTATCCCCCTCAGCCAGCAGAGCCTCAGATCTCTCCAAGGATGACAGATGATTATGCAGGGATGCAACAGCAGAGCCTGCACAGAGGCCATCACCTCCCCGGTCAAGCCAGCCACATGCTCGCTTACAGCGCTCGAAACAGAGGAGCTGTGGAGGCAGCACCGTCACAGGGGGGCATTCACAGCGGCAACACTAACAACCCCTACAGGAAGGACGTCatggattattatttttcaatgGGGGGAAAGGACAGACACAGAAGAGGGGGCATGGGCTATGGCGCAGGCTTTGGGTACCCTAATCTGGATGGACATATACCTCATCAATACCGACATGCTGGATCTGGCTCTGCACCAACATCTGGCATGATGTCATATCCAGCGGACTTCAGCTCCAGTGCCGGTTCAGGTGGAGGGGCTGGTGCTGGAGCGTTCTCTCCGTCTCATCAGTACACTATGAGTCAGAACCCTGCAATGCAGTCGGTGCCGGGTTCTCAGATGCAGCACCGCCAGCACAGCCAAACCTTCCCCGCTGTCCACCACGGGCAACAGCAGAGAAGCTATCCACACTCCGGGCACAGAATGACCCCCCAGTACCCACACTACTCCCCACAGGGTGGTGCATCCACTGGGTCGTCAGGAATGTACAGCCCCCCTCCACAAAGATATCTGGATGGGGCTGCCGGCACTGGGTTCGATCCCAAAGTCAACAGCTCTCCCAGTGTCAACTCCAGTTCAAACTCAGTCTCCAGTTCAGTTGCTGCTAACAATGTGGGGCAAATGGAGAATGTTCAACAGGGTTACCATGCTGCAAATTATCCCGGATATCCcccacagacacactcactccACAAGCAAGCTACACTCCAGCACCGTAACTCACAGCACAATTTAGGGGTAGGTTATGACAACTCTCTCAAGATGCAGCACCAGGGCCCGTCTCCAGGCTCTGCTTATGCTAAACATCACCAAGCCTCCAATCCTAGTATACCTCAAGCAGCATCTCAAGAAATAGCCAAATCCCCGATGCACCCCAATACTCAACAGACCCAAATCAACCAAAACTTTAGCCCCATATCCAACccctctcctgctgcttctgcagtGCATTCCCCCAGTTGTAGctcctctccttcccctctTATGGGGGTCTCAGAGTCACATGGAAACCCCTTGGGTCATGGTCCTTCACACCCACTGACATCAAACCCTCGTAGCAGCCATGGTCAGGGTAGATTACTGCAGACCATGCCTCAATTAAGTCCCACGCCCAATTCAAATAGCAGCATCAGTAGTTGTGGTAGCAGTGGCAGTCATAAAGCTCACAGCATGAGTGCAGTTGGAGGGAGCAGTCTTCCTCCAATAGGTCGAAACAAAATGGGTCTAGGCCCAGGGTTTGGGTCTCGAGAGGAGGGCCCTTCCATATATTCAGCTTCTGTGCTTGATAAAATGCAGGACTCCAGCCTGAATAGTCTTAATGCCTTGACATCACAAGTAGCCAATTTACCAAACACAGTGCAGCACATGCTCCTCACTGACACCGTGCTTTCACAGAAGAAGGGGAAAGATGGGGGGCAGATGCAACAGGCATTACATGGCTTGCCCCCATCACAACCAAGGAGTAGAAATGCGAGTGCAGCCTCCAGTACAAGCACAGTTAAAGATGGATGTGCTGTGATGATTGGTGATGGTGCTGGCTTAGACGCTGGTGGCGATGAAGACTCCTCGCTGATATCAGTGGGAGCTTCATCAGGGACTAAGAGGGAGCGTGAGGAGGGGTTTTCTGAGGGGGAACATAGGAGAGTAAGGCAGATGAGTGGTGCAAGCAGTGGATCTGAAACAACTGGCTTTCCAACTCAAACACAAATAGGACAGAATGTTAAAACTGTCACCTCTGATTCATTGTCAAAAGAATCAAAAGTTTGTGAAACTAAAAGAAATGAAGCTCATGTTCCCTCTTCATTATCTCCATCAGAGACTGGATTAATGTCACATTCAGCACCCCCAGTTCCCTCCTCCCCTTCATCCACCTCCTCCAGTATTGCTCCTCCACAGCCAAACTGTGTTTCAGAGCCTGGTTTAACATATAGCGAACACAGAGGAGGCAATGTTAAGacaaaagaaattaaaaacgAAGTAATTAAAAGTGAAAGCGAAGGTGCAGCTGGGAAAACAGAGAAAGGCAGCAGTCAAATGCAACAAGATGGAGAAGTAAGAACACAAAATGGTCAAGCCAAAGAAAATAGGTTGCACGCTGCCTCCAGATTACACAATAATGAAGAAAAGCTTACATCTGAGGAACAGCAGAGTGTCAGTGGTGTCGGAGTGATTGTTTCAGCCCGGTCTGACGGAAGCCACACTGAAAAAAGCAAACGTCCCCAAGACAACTGTATAGAAGAGAAACAGCCACACTCTTACTTAAGAGAGGCGAACAGCCATAATGGAGAGGAAGGTATGGATCTTACTTTATATTCCTCCCTTCACCAGAAATCAAATTTTGGACGGACTCAAAATCCTCCCCAGTCTGGACCCCACAAATATGGCCACCCAGAGTCAACATATGGCTCAGATTTGTCAGCGAGGAACAGAGGCAGGGCTGGAATGGAATCAAATTCCAGATACTTAGGGTACCAACAATCACAATCTGGTTATGGTCCTGTGCAACCAAAAGATTCTGGTTCTGTAGCAGAGGCTTTGGTTAAAAGAGGGCAAGGAGCAGGGTCAAAGGGTCATGAGGAGAACTCCCAAATGCAGCAATTTCCAAGCCTTTTACAAGAGGTTCTTCAAGGTTACAATTTAGACAGACGTTACAGCAGACCTGAACAGGCATTTCCTGCACATCTACAAGGCCAACAACAATTTCAAAGCAGACACCCGTATAACATGACTGATGCTATGAGGATGCAAAGTGGAGTTAGTGAAGCTTCGGCTCATTCTGCCCAAATTGGAAGCTCTGGAAAGCACCCACATCCAAACCAGAGGCATGGAAATGAGCCTGATTTTAACACAGATCCCCAGTCTTCAGTGAAGTCAGATGTGTCCAACAGTAAGATCATGCTGAATGCTGAAAAAGCTGAAGTGGGTGTGACCCAGAGTCATTTACCACAGGCTACAGAACCTCAGCCAACTCCAACAAAACACATAAACTTAGCTGACTATTCTCTACCACAGAGAAAAGCTTTATCCAGTGTGTCCACTCCATCTTCTGCTGTTCAGGAACTCCTTTTGCAAGAGCCAGAGCCGCTATCAGGAGGCATTGGTCCAACTGAGTCCCAAAAATCATCAGGCTGCACATTAGCCCCATCAGAGCGGCGTTCAGTTATCTGTGATGTGTCGCCAAACAGACGCAGCACAccagagagggacagagagagagagaaaagtcagAGTGGAGCCTCTGTGATACAACAGCCATTTTCCTCTCCAGCAGCAGCCAATGATCTGAGTAAAAAAGATATTGGGGAGAAACCAGGGGTGAAAATTGAAACGGCATCAAAGGAGGCGAGCGCAGAATCTGCAAATTTACAAACTGACCATCATAGTAGTGGTGGAGGTAATGACGCTGATATGGAGTATCATTCCAAGTCTGCTCACTCATCTGGTGTAATTAATGCTGACCCCTACAGGAGAGGTAATGCTGACATAACACACTTGCCTTCTCATCCTATGAGCACTAATCCTTTATCCTCACCGTCGAGACATCCGTCCTATCTTCACGGGGTCGATTTGTCAGCTGGCAGTGGAAGCACTTTTCCTGGATATCGATATGGAGATACAAGAGAAGGCAATTTGATGTCCCGCAGTAACCCCCATTTCCCCCCCCACCATCCTTATCACAGTTTATCCCCCCAGACTCAATCCCCAAGTAAGCTGCAAATATATCCTCACCCCCGTGGTCCCCCTCACCACCCGCATGAAATGAGTGACTGGGTAAAAGCGATGAACAGACCATCAAAGGAGATGATGATGCAGCCTGGTTCATCACCAGGGCGACATAaagtcagccaatcagagcacagaCAGAGGATGATCTCTCAAACTGACATGCCCGGTGATCAACATGCAACCAAAACGTCACTCCATCATCAAAGCCCgtattttgatttaaagatgTGGGAGTCAACGCACGCTGTAAGAGAAGGCAGCAGAATGATGGAGGGTGACTCCTACTACAGAACacagccccctcccccccctcctcctcctgctgcgaTAGCTTCTCATGGTCCTGCTCCTCCACAGCTGACTCACAGCCAAAATGCTGCTGAACCTGAGGCCTCCAGGGGCGCCATAGAGGAAGCCAAACAGCCCTGCCCACCCCCTCGTCCCAGCTCTGCTAAGCCTTTAGCCGACATGAACTCCACTCAGCCAAAATTGCAGCGTCAAACTAAAGGTGGGGGTTCAGGAGACACAAATCCGTTAATGTTGCGACGGAGGGTCCGTTCTTTTATCTCTCCAATTCCCGCCAAAAGGCATCTCCAGGATACGTCTCAGCAGAGGGCCGCCACCAATTCTCATCACTCCCCTGTGGCTCAGACTGAGTCTAGCCATCACAATGAAGATGACTCAGCAAGTTCAGACACCCCTTGTCCTCGgctttcttctcctctgctcGGAGAGAATACCTTTTCacaatctctctctccaacaggtGGTAACACCAAGGTTTTGCCAACCCGTAAAGGCCGAGGTTTGAAACTGGAGGCGATAGTGCAGAAAATTACTCCAAATATTAAGAAGCCAACAGGCCACACTGATGACGAGTCAAATCATTACCCAGGTTTCTCTCCACCCTTTAATGATTCACAGGACCAAGACTTAGCACATTTCCCGAGGGTGGCAGGAGGGGATGATAGTTATATGGATGAAAGTCACTCATTAAACGACATGATTCCCTTCAGAGGAGTTGACGACGCCGGACCTTTAACTCTGTCTGCCTTCCCCTGTGACCCTACTCAGGCATCCCAAGCACTAAAACAACAAGACTTTGACTTTGGattaggagcagctgtggcttcAGCATCAGGAGACAAGGAGGACTTTGCTCTGCTTGGACCTttaccacctcctcctcctcttccacgaCCAGTCCAAGGTTCTCCACCTCCATCTTCATCTGCCCTGTCAGACATTCAACATTTCACCAACACGTACCAACAGCTTGAAACGCGTAGAGGAGAGCAGTCTGCTGCTAATCTTCTCCGACAGAAACTCCAAGAATCTGGTATAGGGTTTGATGATTATCCTGGAAGCGACTACTATGGCACAACGCCGCCCCACCACAACCAGGCTCAAGGACACATGCTGAATAGACAGCATCAGATGTCCTCTAGTAGGTCCAGTCTGTCGCCACAAGATTCTAAACAATCAGATAGCCTCGTGCCTAAAGGCTATTTCCCATCTGGCAAGAAAAAGGGCAGGCCTGTGGGGAGCGTGAACAAACAAAAACGGGCCCAGAACCCAGCCCAAGCACAGGCGCAAGGTCAGTCTCAAACCCAGGGCCAGAACATGACCATGAGTGCTCCTCCAGCCTCACTGACTCCAACTCCAGCTGATACAACACCTCCTCCGTCAGTGCAGACCATAGGCACCTCAGTACCTGTTGTCCCCCCTCTTATTGACCTTCAAAACACTCCCCCGCTTGCACCACCTGTTTTGACCCAGGTAGTTAAAGTAGATGTTGAAAGTGAGGACACACAGCCAGAGGTCGAAGTGAAACCTGCAAGGAGGAGACGCAAAGGTGTGAAAGATGAAGACGACCCGCTAGAGGCAAGAGGTCGtcaaagaaggaggaggagaggagccacagcgTCGACTTCAATAGCTAAAGATGACTCAGAAAATCTTTCAGGGGCAGGAGGGAACCTCAGTGCTAGTAGAGTACTTGTGGATCCAAACAGGAAGGGTCCGTTTATTCCGCACATACATGTGGAGAAAAAAGTACCAGAGATTGGGGCAGTGTGTACTATTGTAAATGCTgaggaagaaaagatgaaagGGGAGCGTAGTGCAGTCGGAGGGAAAGCGAGCGGGAGTGGAATTGATTCTCTCCTGACCTCAGCGCTTTCCTCCCAGTTATCtcgcagagacagagagacagagaaaagggaGACAGACGAGGTGGAAACAACACTTCAGTCAGGGAAAGCACTCCCTTCATCTGGCTATGTTGTTTCAGGCCCTGTGATTACAGAGACCAATCACTCTGGTCGTCTGCTTTGCTGCCTCTGTCAGAAATGGGCAAATTACAAACACCTCGGAGATCTCTATGGGCCCTTCTATCCAGCTGAATACGCAGCAAAGCTTCCCAAGAATCAGCCCCAAGTCAGACAATGTCTAGCAACCACCGGCACAAACAAAATGGGACCAAACTCAGACATAAGCTCAAACTCTTTGAGCTCTTtccaagacacacaaacacaagacactCCGTTCAACAAGCCCTTCAATGAGAGTTACTATTCCATGGGATTAGATTCAAACCCAGCACCTTTTGCCTCTTCATTTAGAACTGCCTCAGTAGCCTGTAGAGAGGAAATGATGATGCATATGTCTGCTTGGTCCTGCCCCACCACCAGTAAAACACCATCCCTCTCCTGGGACATGAACCTGGACATCAGACCCATACCTGAGCTAAAGAGAGAGCCAGATCTCGAAATCGACCAACAACAGACTCAAAAGCAGATTCACCAGCCGCCAGACGAAGCTCAACAACGACCTCAACACAGAAAGCTGACCTCACACCCTCGCTTCAAAAGGAGGCACAAATCGAGCGAGGATTCCCCCAGAATGGTGCCATCCAACAGCAAAGCCTCCCTGCCCTTCCAGCCCCCTCCCCCAGCCCTGGACTCTCTGGGACCCCTGGCACAGCTCGCACAGCTCCCTCAGATGCCCATGGACCCGGAGGAGCTGTGGGTCCACGAAGGATGTATAGTATGGACCAGTGGAGTGTACCTTGTCAATGGGAGGCTGTACGGCCTGCAGGAGGCACTAGATGGCGCCAGAGAAACA tgctgctcctACTGTGACATGGTGGGGTCGACCCTGGGCTGCTACAGTAAAGGCTGCACACTTCGCTACCATTACCTGTGCGCTATCGAAGCAGGTGAGAAGATGAGTTGTAATAAAAGGACACT ATTGCTCTCTGAATGA